Proteins encoded in a region of the Corynebacterium breve genome:
- a CDS encoding Rieske (2Fe-2S) protein has translation MFLLGTATTFAGAFLAACGEAPSEEVAKTEVPVGSAVVLDKFIIAQPTEGEFVAYSSDCPHQHSKITGVDGDTVVCPAHHSVFSIVDGSVIEGPARDPMYPAEATVEGDTVSAK, from the coding sequence ATGTTCCTCCTCGGCACCGCGACCACGTTTGCCGGTGCTTTCCTCGCTGCCTGCGGCGAGGCCCCGTCCGAAGAAGTAGCAAAGACCGAAGTCCCCGTTGGATCCGCTGTAGTGTTGGACAAGTTCATCATCGCCCAGCCAACCGAAGGCGAATTCGTGGCCTACTCCTCGGACTGCCCGCACCAGCACAGCAAGATCACCGGGGTCGACGGCGACACCGTGGTCTGCCCAGCGCACCACTCGGTGTTCAGCATCGTAGACGGCTCGGTGATAGAAGGCCCAGCTCGCGATCCGATGTATCCGGCTGAAGCAACCGTAGAAGGCGACACCGTTTCAGCGAAGTAA
- a CDS encoding NADH:flavin oxidoreductase/NADH oxidase encodes MTTIKLAQPMTLRELTVRNRAWVPPMCQYHVFAQDGVPEDWHLVHYGALVAGGFGLIIAESTAVVPEGRISPMCTGLWNDEQTQAWKRIVDFVHSEGGAMGVQLNHAGRKASTVPLRPGLGRGTVPEDEGGWQTVAPSPIAADGQDVPRELTLEEVQAIPGQFAAAARRAVEAGFDTVELHAAHGYLLHQFLSPVTNKRDDDYGGAFEGRTRLLLEVVDAVRAELPAGVPLLVRLSATDWLPEGEGWDVEQSVRLAELLLERGVDLMDISTGGNVAAKIPVGPGYQVQFADAVRKTGMPTAAVGLITDAPQAEQVLADGAADAVLIGRAALRNPGWATNALHELGVDSADLPMAGSYFRAW; translated from the coding sequence ATGACGACAATCAAACTTGCACAACCCATGACACTTCGGGAACTCACGGTGCGCAACCGCGCATGGGTACCGCCAATGTGTCAGTACCACGTCTTCGCGCAGGACGGCGTGCCGGAGGACTGGCACCTAGTCCACTACGGGGCGCTAGTCGCAGGGGGCTTCGGTCTGATTATCGCCGAGTCCACTGCCGTCGTGCCAGAGGGCCGCATCTCCCCGATGTGTACCGGTCTGTGGAACGACGAGCAGACCCAAGCATGGAAGCGCATCGTCGACTTTGTCCACTCCGAAGGCGGTGCCATGGGCGTGCAGCTGAACCATGCGGGACGCAAGGCATCCACTGTCCCACTGCGCCCGGGCTTGGGGCGTGGCACTGTTCCCGAGGACGAGGGAGGTTGGCAGACCGTTGCCCCCTCCCCGATTGCTGCGGATGGCCAAGACGTGCCCCGCGAGCTCACCCTCGAAGAGGTACAGGCGATCCCAGGACAGTTTGCCGCTGCGGCTCGCCGGGCAGTCGAGGCCGGCTTTGACACCGTGGAGCTCCACGCGGCGCACGGCTACCTGCTTCACCAGTTCCTCTCCCCTGTGACTAACAAGCGTGACGACGATTATGGCGGTGCATTCGAGGGTCGAACTCGTTTGCTGCTTGAGGTCGTTGATGCAGTGCGCGCGGAACTTCCCGCCGGCGTGCCTTTGTTGGTTCGCCTGTCGGCTACTGACTGGTTGCCTGAGGGCGAGGGTTGGGACGTGGAGCAGTCGGTGCGCTTGGCTGAGTTGCTGCTCGAGCGTGGTGTCGACCTGATGGACATCTCCACCGGTGGCAACGTGGCCGCGAAGATCCCGGTGGGGCCCGGATATCAGGTGCAGTTTGCCGACGCAGTGCGAAAGACCGGAATGCCGACCGCTGCGGTGGGCCTGATTACCGACGCGCCGCAGGCTGAGCAGGTGCTAGCCGACGGTGCGGCCGATGCGGTGTTGATCGGGCGCGCTGCGCTGCGCAATCCTGGTTGGGCGACCAACGCGCTGCACGAGTTGGGCGTGGATTCCGCTGATTTGCCGATGGCTGGGTCGTATTTCCGCGCCTGGTAG